Genomic DNA from Verrucomicrobiota bacterium:
CGTTCGTTTACGCAGTGCCATTTCTTTTGATGAGCGAAACACTTCTTGCATGGGCCAAGTTTGGGAAGTCGGGCGAAAGATATTTCCTCCAAGTGGGTCGGTCCTATTTGCTACCAGTGCTCGTTGTAGGGATAGCTGGGTTCTTTGCCATTGGAAATGCCGTTGGAATTGTGCGAATCTCTCATTCAGCGAGTCAGGAGGCTACGCAAAGGATCCAAGAGCTTTTGGGAGAATGGGAAACCATGGATACCCCTCTATTGATTGACATTGATCGGTCCTTAATGGTTAAGCGCTGGCTCTTCGATCGGGGAATTGAATACGTTTTGATTGACAGTGATACACTCCCTACACAGCCCGTGCCTTACACCTATTCTCGTTATCGAATCGATCCATGAAGAATGACTCAAGGTTTTGGCCGTTGGATATACTACCCCGGCTCTACGCAAACCGACTGCTTCTCTGGCAATTCACGGTTCGGAATATCAGTGCACGGCACAAAGGCAGCTACCTTGGTGTATTTTGGATGGTGCTGAATCCTCTCCTGATGATGTCACTCTACTCTTTTGTTTTTGGCGTCATCTTCAACGGGCGTTATGACGCGGGCGACCCAACAGAGACTGCTCTGGACTATGCGTTGGGGGTATTTCTTAGCCTAACGATCTTCCAGCTCATCGCAGAAGTGATGGGGGTCTCGACGACAATCATTCTGGCAAATACCAATATCGTTAAGAAGGTCGTGTTTCCTCTCGAAATTCTTCCGGTGGCTACGGTGGGTGCCTCGATCTACAGTTTTTTCATCAGCCTCTGCCTCGTCTTTCTTGGGATCATCGTCTTTGGAAGGGAACTGACCTGGATGGCGCTCTATCTTCCGATAATTATCCTTCCGGTCGTCTTTTTCTCTCTGGGAATCGGTTGGTTTTTCTCCGCAATAGGAGTGTTCGTGCGCGATATCGGTCAGCTCATGCAGTTCCTCACTCTTGCTCTCATGTACGGAAGTGCGGTTTTCTACCCGATTGATCGAGCCATCGTTGCCGGTCTTTATCCCATCCTGAAATTCAACCCACTCGCACACATTGTTGAACAGGCGCGAAGAGTTGTTTTGTGGCAGGAGCCGCTTCACCTCGAGCCGGTTCTTTATGCATACGTGACATCGATTGCGGTTCTCTTGGTAGGGTACTTTACCTTCCACAAGCTTCGTAAGGGCTTCGCGGATGTTCTTTAGGCCACTGGTAGTAGGGTAGTGGATGAATGATTCAGAATTAGTGGTTTCTGTCCGTAATTTGACGAAAGCATATCGGGTTTGGGAGAATCCTTTGGACCGGTTGAAATCTCCCCTGCTGAATTCGGTGGCAAAGAGTATTCCCGGTGAGACGGGGTTTAGGCGCGCCTTGCAGAGAAAGGCCGCTCGCTACTATCGGGACTTCTACGCGTTGCGGCAGGTATCATTCGATATCGCACGGGGAACGAGCTTCGGGATTCTCGGCAGAAACGGTTCGGGTAAGAGCACGTTGCTGCAAATTATTGCGGGAACGCTGACTCCAACCTCAGGAGAAGTTGCCCTCTCTGGAAGGGTTGCTGCGCTTCTTGAGCTGGGATCCGGTTTCAATCCAGAATTTACGGGACGGGAGAATGTATACATGAACGCCTCGATTCTTGGAATCTCACGGAAGGTCGTTGACGAGCGTTTTGACGATATCGCCGCCTTTGCGGATATTGGCGAATTTATGGATCAGCCGGTCAAAACCTATTCCAGCGGGATGTATGTTCGGCTCGCTTTTGCGGTGATCGTCCATGTCGATGCCGATATTCTCATTGTGGACGAAGCTCTGGCGGTGGGAGACGTGTTTTTTGTGCAGAAGTGCATGCGGTTTCTTAAGAAGTTTCAGGAGAATGGCGTTCTCCTTTTTGTCAGTCATGACCTTCCCTCGATCAATCGCCTTTGCGATCAGGCCTTGTGGTTGGATCAGGGGAATGTGCGGATGCGTGGAGTTCCCAAGGATGTCACCGAGTCCTACTTTTCCGAGTTCTATGCGGGTAATGATGGAACTGGGACAAGTGATCTGCAGAATTCTCAGCAGGAGGAGAAGTCACCTTCGATAGAGAGGGTTCCTCCCGCTGAGAACGAGCAGATTTTGGGCGAGGAAATCCATGACCAGCGTCTTTCTTTCCTCAATTTTTCTCAATACCGGAACGACATTGAGGTCTTTGCTTTCAACCCGAATGGGGACTCATTTGGCGAGCGGAAAGTGGAGGTAGTCGACGCGCGTCTCTTCGATCAGGAAGGCAGGCCGTTGGGATGGATCGTTGGGGGTGAGAAAGTTGAAGCAAGGGTTCGGGTACGTGCCCACGCTTCAGTGGATAACCCGATGATTGGATTTGGAATCAAGGATCCAAGCGGGCAGGTGTTGTTTGGCGACAATACGTTTCTCACCACCCGGGGGCAGTCGTGGCCAATGGCCAAAGGAGAAGAACTACAGGCGCGCTTTTTCTTTCAAATGCCGATCCTGCGGGCGGGAGATTATGTAATGAACGCTACAGTTGCCACAGGCACCCAGACCGAACACGAGATGCAGCACTGGCTTCATGATGCAGTAGTCTTACGTTCTTACACCAAGAGCGATACGACCGGGATGATCGGCTTGCCGATGTTGGAGATTCGGACGGAGAAGCCCCGGGAAGAGTAGCGATATGAGATTGAAACTATCTCGTAGCATCGGTCGTGAGACCGATGAATTGATACGTCCTACAAGTCTCGAGAAAGGCTTTTTCATCCGCCTCACGGCGTGATGCTACAGACTCTGAATGCACCTTGAGCAGTTCGACCTCTCATCGAGAACACTCCGTGAGTCAGGATCACTCGATTAAAAGACCATCCCAGTTGGGCCGAGTTTTTCGTAGATTGACTCGTCGCCCGCTACTCAGCGCTTTGGTTTCGGTCTATGATGCAGAGGATTGGATTGAGGGGTGTCTCGAGGATCTCGTTCAACAGTCTCTCTTCCAATTGAGAGACATGGAAGTTATCGTCATTGATGCCGACTCGCCAAGTAACGAGAGGGTCGTTATTGCAGAGTTTCAGAGACGTTTTCCAAAAAACATTATCTATCATCGTCTCTCCTCGAAAGAGAGTCTTTACGGGGCGTGGAATCAAGGGATTGAGCTGGCCGCTGGCCGTTATCTGACCAGTGCCAACTGTGATGATAGACACCATCCTGATGGTCTCAAACGATTGGTAGACGAACTGGAGAAGAACCCGCAGCTGGGGCTGGTTTTCGCTGACCAGTTGGTTACCCGGAAGCCTCACGAGTCTTTTGCCGAGAACTCTGCGACGGAAAGGTGGAACTGGCCGGAGTATGATCCTGCGATTCTACGAAGAAGATGCGTAATCGGCCCGCAACCGGTATGGCGTTGGTCGTTGCATCGAGAGTATGGTCTCTTCGATCCAACCTTTCGTTCCGCGGGGGATTGGGAGTTTTGGCTGCGCATTAGCCCCTTTGTCGCGATGAAGAAGGTTGGAGAGATTCTTGGGCTCTATTACCTCAACCCGAAGGGACTCGAACACAGTAGCAAGGGGACAAGCTCGGAGTTGCCGGAGGAGGTGGCCCGTATTAGGGAAAAGTATGATCTTCATGACGAACCACTGGAAGCGACGGAGTTGGGGCCGCTTGCAGATGGATTCGCAGGGAATACGAAATGAAAAGGGTGCTTACGGGTCCGGTGATCCTCGGCTTGCTCTTTGCGTTCATCGGTTGGACCTGGAGTGGAATTTGGACAGGTTGGACGCGATGGGACGTAACCCTTTCTGCCGAGAACGGAGGAGTCCTCAAATGGTATGTGGACTCTGGAAAAGGTTTCTCGGAAGACGAGGGGGCGAACACAGGTGTTCCTGCTAGCGAGCGATTTACGGCTTCTGTTCTTTTGCCTTCTTCTCTTCCGAAAAGTATTCGTCTCGATCCTTTGGACAGGGATGGCGTGATAATAATCGAATCGATATCCTGGAGAGAGCCGTGGTTGGGAAGATCCGGCACACTTGCACCGGAAGACGCTAATTGGTCTGGGGTAGCAAGAGGTTCTTCAACAGACTATGGGTTCCGAATCGAGGTGGCGGAAGGTGACATGGATCCGTTCGGAGTCTGGGAGGGTTACGACGGAAGTGCCCCGGCTTGGTGGTTGTTACTCCGAATGGTCAGTGCGCTCTTGTTAGGTTTCATCGCGTTTGCGCTCGGATTGCTGTGGAACCGGGCGGTGAAAGCTCGGATATGAGCGGTTCGTTGACCGTTCGAAGATGCCTGTGAGTTTGTCACAAGAATTTGGGCACATGAGTGTCTTTTTGTAGGAAGAGGCTTTGCGCGTCGACTGGGAATCAGTTGGGAATTCGAGATACAGCTTCCAGAAGCATCGGCCGTGAGGCCGATGACCTAATTGGGCCTCTGAACTCCTATTCGGGTAGTCATCCGCCTTATGGCGGGATGTTACGGGTTGAGACTCTAAGATCTCTTTTGGTGACCGACTATCGCGGAGTGAGTCTTCTTCCTACCTTTCGAGGAATAGACCCTCTTCCTACGGTTTCACGATGAAGACATTCACCGTTATCAAGCCAAGTCTCCGCTGTTTTCAATGGGTCACCCGAAATGCGGCTTTCGAAGGTGCTGGTTTCGATGAGAATGGCAATCCTCCTTTGTCCGTTCAACTGAAACTGGGAAACCGTATGTTGGAGTGTTTGCGTGTCTCGGGGCGTGGTGGCGGGAAAGATGATGGAAAGGTTCGGTTCCGAAAACTCTTCCGCACAGGAAAGGGTTTCAAGTGGGTGACCGCGACCGCAATTTGGGAGGACGGGAAGGAGACTGTGGTTGGACGTTTTCTTCTACTCAACACAGCACCACGACCTCCTGATCCTTACGCTCGGGACTACGGCTTCTTTCTTTCGAGGAACGAGCCTACTAAAGAGGAGAGGCGGAAACTGGGTGAGACCGTGAGGAGCCTCCCGATCCAGCCGAAGATTTCCGTGTTGCTGCCGACCTACAATACCAAACCGCGGCTATTGCGGGAGGCAATCCAATCGGTGCAACGACAGCTCTATCCGAACTGGGAGTTGTGTATTGCAGACGACGCTTCAACCCGCGGTGCTACCAAGAAATTGCTGCGTCGAATGGCGGCTGAGGATAATCGGATCCGGGTCTCCTTTCGCGAGACCAACGGCCATATTTCCGAGGCCAGCAACACCGCATTGGAAATGGCCACGGGCGACTGGATAGCGTTGCTCGACCACGACGATGTTTTGCGACTGGAAAGTTTGGCGAGGACGGTTCTTGCAATGAACCGGAAGCCTGAGGTCCATTTCTTCTACAGTGACGAAGATAAGATCGATGAGAAAGGACGTCCGCTCGGACCTTATTTCAAACCAGACTGGAATCCACTCTTTCTCTACTCGCAGAACTACATCTGCCACTTTTCGGTCATGCGCACCGAGGCGGTTCGCTCAGTTGGTGGATTTCGTAAGGGCATGGAAGGAAGCCAGGACTGGGATCTTTTTCTGCGCCTTGGAAAGCGTCTGTCAGGGGACCAGATCGCTCATATCCCAGAGGTGCTTTACCGGTGGAGGGTGATCGAAGGGTCGTCTGCGGCCAACGTTGGCGAGAAAAGTTACTCGGTTGATGCCTCTCGCAGGTCGCTGGAAGAAGCGGTGCCATGGTCCAGGGAGGGTAGCTGGGAGCTGATCGCCGGGATGTATTGGATTTGTCATCCGCCGACGTATGAGGGTTACCGCGTTGGTGATCCTGAGGAGTTGGCTGCGACCGCAGGAGATTTATCCGAAGACGTTCTGATTGTGACGTCAGGTGACTACGAATGGGAGGATTCAGTTCTGCAGAAGCTTGCGGGTTGGGCTTCGCTCCGTGGGATGGGTTGTGTCGCTCCGGCTCTTGAGGATGCAGACGGCGGCTTGGCTGAGGCGGGTCTTCTGGTAAATCCGGATGGGATCGTTGAGTCGATCTTTCGCGACTTGAAACCTGACTTCGAAGGAATGGGACGACGGGAGATTCTTCCGCAGAATCTGCTTGTTCCGGGGCGTGTGTGCTTTGCCGTCCGTCGCGAGTTATGGGTAAACTATTGGAAGGTGGCAGAGCCCTTTACATCGTGGACCTATCGGGTCGCTGCGTTTTGCCTGACTCTTGAAAGGCAGGGCTTAAAGAACATCCTCACTCCCCATCTAAGGATTCGCGGCTCCGTTCCGTCTTGGAACGAAATGAATGAGTCCGTGGAGTTGTGTGAACGGTATCCGGAAGTCCGAGCCGGTGATCCGGGATCGAATCCCAATCTTACCGTGGCGGAGGGTGCATTTTCCTTGCAGCTGGATAGCAATGTGCCGCGCAATTGGGAGTGGAAGGAGGTCAATCGAAGTGCCCTTTAGTTCAGTTTCTGTTATCATTCCCTGTTTTAATCATGGAGCCTACTTGCGGGAGGCTATCGAATCGGTGTTGCGACAGGAGGTATCGGCGACGGAGGTGATCGTGGTTGATGATGGCTCGACTGATTCTCAGACCCGCAGGGTTCTGGATGAGCTGCAGAGCGAGCCGAACCTAAAAGTCCTTTCCCGTGAGAATGGAGGTCCGGCCGCAGCTCGCAACACGGGTATTCAAGCGGCTGCCGGGCCTTACCTGCTCTGCGTGGATGCAGATGATCGACTGCGACCGGAATTTCTCTCGCAAACGGTTCCTCGTCTCGAAGCAGACCCGGAGGTCGGGATCGTCTACGGGCGTGCGGCCTACTTTGGAGCCAAGGAGGGTGAGTCGTCGCATTCGCCGTTTAAGTTTCCTGAGTTCCTCCTCGAACCGAGTATCTTTGCTACTGCGCTTTTCCGGAAAGCAGATTGGGAGAAAGTCGGCGGATTTCGTGAGGAGATGAAATTCGGCTGGGAAGATTTTGAGTTTTGGATCTCTCTCGTCGAACAAGGGTGCAAAGTCGCGTATGTGGATGAAGTTCTTTTCGACTACCGGCAGCATGAAGGGTCGAGAGATGTTAGCTTCTCTGCCTCCCGCGAAAGAATTTTGGAGGCCTTCACTACGATCTACCGGTTTCATTCAGAAATCTACGGGAAAAATATTCGACTGCTCTTCGAGGCTCACTTGGAGCGGTTGGATTGGCGGTCCCTTTTTGCGTCCGGTGGTAGTGCCGAGCTAAGAATTTTTACTGACGGCAAGGAGCGTGTGCTTGTTGCGCCTGAACCTGTTCCCGAAGAGGGAGACGCTTCGGTCACATTCCATTGGGGGAGTGCGGGTGTCGGTAGCGAGGATCTGCGCTTCGACCCCTTTGATGGAATTGGAGAGTTTCTTCTGCGCTCTATCGAACTCCTGGATGGTGAGGGGGAAGACTTTCGGACTCTTTCGCCGGAGGATTATACGGTATCGGACCCGTCCTTCTCCGTTCCGCTGTCTCCTGAAGAGGGTGGTGTCGGTTTCTTCTTTCTCGGTGGAGATCCCCACATGCGTATCAGCCTCAGGAATACAGAAGAACTATTGAATGCTCACGGTCTACGGATGCACTTTACGGTCTGCCGCGGGGCTGCGGTCGGGACGGAGCTACTGAAGCGTCTCGGAGAGGCAGCCACTGAGGTCAATCAAACAACCGAAATGGCCCGTGGGTTACGGTTGGAACTCTCCCATGTGAAAGCGGAGCTCGAAAGTGAGATCAGTAAAAGGCGCGCAATCCAATCATCGCTGAGCTATCGGCTGACCCGTCCAATCGCGAAACTGTTTGAGAAAAAGGGGAGTGAGGGCTCTTCGCGATGACGGCAAACGACCACAAGGAAAGACCCTCTCGTCAACCATTGACGGAGTCACCAACATTGCGGGACTGGCAGTGGACGTTGCTTCCCGGCGCACCGGTAGAAGCATCTGGTCTTGAGCCGACCTTGCGCTGGCAGGAAGAGGTGGGTCCTGAGTTTTGGGGTACGCGGGAGGTAGTGGTCTACTGGCGCCCGGACCCTTCGAACCTTATCTGGATTGAGGAGACGGTGGCGTCACTCGCAGTCCAAAGTATTCCGACGTTTCGGGTCGTTGTTGATGCGCCCGAAAGTTTTTGCGAGTCGGTGCTCATGAGTATTTTCGACAAGAACGGACTCAGCGGCCGAGTGGACTGGGTGGATGACCGTGAAGAAGTATTTACCGTGGGCGATGACTCATGGTTGTTCTTTCTGGCTCCCAACAATGTCCTTCACCCTACAGCATTGTTCACCTTGCTGAAAGAGACGGTAACCAATCTGGCAGACTTGTTTGGCTTTTTTGAGACCCTTTCCGACGAGTCTACAGGTGGACCTCACGCCGTTCGCTTTCATTCGGGTGCGGAGAAGCTTTCAGTCTTTGGCCGTTCTGGGATGAGTAGCTCGTTCTGGATCCGCGGATCGTTGTGGAACAAGATGGTGCAGCAAAAGTCACTTCTCTCCACGGGCGCGTCCTGGCGGGCCGCGATCACTGCATTGGCGACAGGATCGCGGATCGAAAGGACTCCGCTTGCGTTGACCGTTCTGCCCTGCGCTCGCGGTGAACCGGTTGCACAGTCTGTCGAAGAGCCCGAGGAGAGCTTGCGGGACGCACTGATTGCCTACGGGGAAGGGAGCGGGATTCATCTCAGCGACTGGCGGTACGACCCTTCCCTCGGCTCGGGCATTCCGACGCCGCCATCTTCCGACGAGAGGATTGCCGCAATTGTTCCGTTTCGGGATCAGGAAGAGCTGACATCGGCGACTTTTCGAAGTTTGGCAGGTCAGGCGAATGCCTCACGGATTCGTTTGGTTGCAGTCGACAACGGTTCCAATCCGGCGATCGCTCAACGCCTCCGCACTTTAGCCGATTCACTCTTTGTCGATCAGGGGGTGCTGTGGCTTCAGGAAGAAGGGTCCTTCAACTTTGCCCGTCTGAACAATCTGGCGCTTGCTCGAATCGATGAACCGCACCTCCTGTTTCTCAACAATGACGTTGAGTTTACGGGACCTGACGATCTGGCGCGGTTGCAGGGATTTCTTGAATGGGCGGGAGTGGGGATGGTCGGAGGAGCACTCCACTATCCGGACGGAAACCTTCAGGCCGCTGGGATTCGGTTTGGTGCGCTGGGGCCTGAGGTCGTTCGGCACCCGGATCATCTACCACTCGTGTTTCGGGAAGTAGACGCCCTTACCTTCGCATGCGCGTTAGTCCGGCGATCGGTCTTTGAAGAAGTGGGTCGCTTGGATGAGGTGCTTTGCCCGAACGGTTTTGGGGATGCTCTGTTGGGTGGGCGGTTTCGCGAGAGCGATTGGCGCATTCTGATCGATCCGACGGTCCGGGTGATCCACCACGAGTCGCCGAGTCGGGGAAGTCGTCCCGAGGAGATGGAGAGGATGGAGTTGAGTCGGGAAGGAGTTCCCATCTATTCCTACGGTCCTGAGTTTGTTCGATCAGGGGTGGATGTGGTGCATCGCTTTGGTCGTTCCCGTCCCTCTCTCGGCAAAAGAATTTATCGCGCAGTCAAAGCCTTTCGCAAAGAGTTGATGCAGTGAGTGAATTCCTCAGAAAGCTAAGGGCCGCGAATTCATGGAATTTAGTGGCCCTTGTTGTTTTGGTGGTGGGCGTTGTCGGAACCCTCTTCTGGCAGCCCGCCCCCAACCGTGTCGTCATTCCGCTTTATGGAAACGAGGAGCAGTCGCTCCTCCAGCTTTACCATCGCTATGGGTTTCCCGGTCCGGGCTCGTTCTTTGAGTACCACTCTGACATCGAGTTGGCCCATCAAACGAATGCAGAGTTGCAAGTGGAGTTTGAGCTACCGGGTTGGCAAAAGCTGCGGGCTGTTCGCTTCGACGTAGGGGGAGGGCAGCGGGAGTATCGCTTGGGCCCGATTCTCTTTGGCTACGAGTTTGCTTACCGGTTCTTTCCCTTGTTCTCGATGGATGGGCCTTCGGTAGTTGCCCGAGCCGAGGTAAATGATTTCGTCGCGGGACTTGAGGCTTCTGGGTCCGATTGGATTCTACAGACCGATGGGATCGACCCTTATCTCGTCCTTCCGGTCGTGCGGGAAGAATGGCGGAACACTCTCGATGAGGAAACTCTTTGGCTGCTGCGAGGGGGGCGTTTACTCCTCTACGTGCTTGTTGCCGGGCTGATTTTCTTAGCGGGGCGCTGCGTGCAGTCGGGCTGGTTGGAGCGATTGGGTGGGCCGTCAACGCCGTTGTGGAACCGTTTGTGGGGAGTGGGTTTCGTTGCGGCACTCGCTGCGATTGGGTTTGCGGTCTATGAGCCTTACCTCGTTTTTCAGAAGCTCTATCTCTTCAAGGATGTGGCCACCGATTCGGTGGACGTCTTCTGGCCGATCTTCCTCAATCTTTCCGATTATCTGCGGACCGAAGGATGGCCGCTTTGGTCATTCAGTATCGGGGTAGGGCAAGGGATCTTCAGCTGGGTCGGAGAGCCGTTCCTGTTTCTTTTGTATCTGCTGCCCCCCGAGAAGCTTGCCTTCGGTCTTGGCTGGATGCAGTTCACGAAGACGATCCTTGCAGGCCTTCTCTTTCTCGCATGGTTTCGGCTGCTGGGAATGGGCAAGTTCGCTTCGGCGGCGGGAGCGCTTTTCCTGGCCTTCTCCGCACATATGGTCATCCGTGGGAACTGGACCCACTACGCGACCGAGGTCGTCATGGTGGCTTTCGCACTGTTCGCTTTCGAGTGTTACCTGCGAAAACGGATCTGGCAGCTGATCCCACTCGCGATTCTCTTTATGGTGATCCGCAGCGTCTATCACAGCTACGTGTGGTCGTGGGTTTTCTTCGGCTACGCGTTACTCCGGATCTGGATGGACGGGGGCTTTTCGGTGAGGGAAACGGGACGCCACCTACTCCGTCTCGGTGGCTGCTATATTCTTGGGCTAGGGTTGGCGGGTGCCTTTCTACTTCCGGTGCTCTATGAGCTAATCTCGAGTCCGCGGGTGTCCGGGGACGAGTCAAACATCGCTGCGTTTGCGACCAGTTCGCTCTTTTCTTGGAACGAAGCGGAAGAGTGGCTTGCGAGTGTTTATGGGCTCTTTGCGGCGGATCTCTTCGGACGGGGGAACTTCTACTCCGGATGGCGCAACTATCTTGAAGGACCCCATCTCTACGCCGGAACGCTTATGCTTCTTCTTCTTCCGCAGGCATTCGTCGGTCGTGGAACCCGCGTTAGGGTCGTGCTTGGCATCGTTCTCGTGGCTATGTTGCTTTACCTGTTCGTCCCCTACGTTCGCTACTTCCTCAATGCCTTTTCCGGGATCTACTATAAAACCTCCTCGTTCTGGATTCCGGTGTTTGTCGCAGGGGCAGGAGCCCTTGCTCTCGATGGTCTGATTCGGCGTCGCCGTCTGAATCTGTGGCTCCTCGGGGTC
This window encodes:
- a CDS encoding glycosyltransferase, whose product is MKTFTVIKPSLRCFQWVTRNAAFEGAGFDENGNPPLSVQLKLGNRMLECLRVSGRGGGKDDGKVRFRKLFRTGKGFKWVTATAIWEDGKETVVGRFLLLNTAPRPPDPYARDYGFFLSRNEPTKEERRKLGETVRSLPIQPKISVLLPTYNTKPRLLREAIQSVQRQLYPNWELCIADDASTRGATKKLLRRMAAEDNRIRVSFRETNGHISEASNTALEMATGDWIALLDHDDVLRLESLARTVLAMNRKPEVHFFYSDEDKIDEKGRPLGPYFKPDWNPLFLYSQNYICHFSVMRTEAVRSVGGFRKGMEGSQDWDLFLRLGKRLSGDQIAHIPEVLYRWRVIEGSSAANVGEKSYSVDASRRSLEEAVPWSREGSWELIAGMYWICHPPTYEGYRVGDPEELAATAGDLSEDVLIVTSGDYEWEDSVLQKLAGWASLRGMGCVAPALEDADGGLAEAGLLVNPDGIVESIFRDLKPDFEGMGRREILPQNLLVPGRVCFAVRRELWVNYWKVAEPFTSWTYRVAAFCLTLERQGLKNILTPHLRIRGSVPSWNEMNESVELCERYPEVRAGDPGSNPNLTVAEGAFSLQLDSNVPRNWEWKEVNRSAL
- a CDS encoding glycosyltransferase encodes the protein MTANDHKERPSRQPLTESPTLRDWQWTLLPGAPVEASGLEPTLRWQEEVGPEFWGTREVVVYWRPDPSNLIWIEETVASLAVQSIPTFRVVVDAPESFCESVLMSIFDKNGLSGRVDWVDDREEVFTVGDDSWLFFLAPNNVLHPTALFTLLKETVTNLADLFGFFETLSDESTGGPHAVRFHSGAEKLSVFGRSGMSSSFWIRGSLWNKMVQQKSLLSTGASWRAAITALATGSRIERTPLALTVLPCARGEPVAQSVEEPEESLRDALIAYGEGSGIHLSDWRYDPSLGSGIPTPPSSDERIAAIVPFRDQEELTSATFRSLAGQANASRIRLVAVDNGSNPAIAQRLRTLADSLFVDQGVLWLQEEGSFNFARLNNLALARIDEPHLLFLNNDVEFTGPDDLARLQGFLEWAGVGMVGGALHYPDGNLQAAGIRFGALGPEVVRHPDHLPLVFREVDALTFACALVRRSVFEEVGRLDEVLCPNGFGDALLGGRFRESDWRILIDPTVRVIHHESPSRGSRPEEMERMELSREGVPIYSYGPEFVRSGVDVVHRFGRSRPSLGKRIYRAVKAFRKELMQ
- a CDS encoding glycosyltransferase family A protein; protein product: MPFSSVSVIIPCFNHGAYLREAIESVLRQEVSATEVIVVDDGSTDSQTRRVLDELQSEPNLKVLSRENGGPAAARNTGIQAAAGPYLLCVDADDRLRPEFLSQTVPRLEADPEVGIVYGRAAYFGAKEGESSHSPFKFPEFLLEPSIFATALFRKADWEKVGGFREEMKFGWEDFEFWISLVEQGCKVAYVDEVLFDYRQHEGSRDVSFSASRERILEAFTTIYRFHSEIYGKNIRLLFEAHLERLDWRSLFASGGSAELRIFTDGKERVLVAPEPVPEEGDASVTFHWGSAGVGSEDLRFDPFDGIGEFLLRSIELLDGEGEDFRTLSPEDYTVSDPSFSVPLSPEEGGVGFFFLGGDPHMRISLRNTEELLNAHGLRMHFTVCRGAAVGTELLKRLGEAATEVNQTTEMARGLRLELSHVKAELESEISKRRAIQSSLSYRLTRPIAKLFEKKGSEGSSR
- a CDS encoding YfhO family protein, which encodes MSEFLRKLRAANSWNLVALVVLVVGVVGTLFWQPAPNRVVIPLYGNEEQSLLQLYHRYGFPGPGSFFEYHSDIELAHQTNAELQVEFELPGWQKLRAVRFDVGGGQREYRLGPILFGYEFAYRFFPLFSMDGPSVVARAEVNDFVAGLEASGSDWILQTDGIDPYLVLPVVREEWRNTLDEETLWLLRGGRLLLYVLVAGLIFLAGRCVQSGWLERLGGPSTPLWNRLWGVGFVAALAAIGFAVYEPYLVFQKLYLFKDVATDSVDVFWPIFLNLSDYLRTEGWPLWSFSIGVGQGIFSWVGEPFLFLLYLLPPEKLAFGLGWMQFTKTILAGLLFLAWFRLLGMGKFASAAGALFLAFSAHMVIRGNWTHYATEVVMVAFALFAFECYLRKRIWQLIPLAILFMVIRSVYHSYVWSWVFFGYALLRIWMDGGFSVRETGRHLLRLGGCYILGLGLAGAFLLPVLYELISSPRVSGDESNIAAFATSSLFSWNEAEEWLASVYGLFAADLFGRGNFYSGWRNYLEGPHLYAGTLMLLLLPQAFVGRGTRVRVVLGIVLVAMLLYLFVPYVRYFLNAFSGIYYKTSSFWIPVFVAGAGALALDGLIRRRRLNLWLLGVTLACFLVALYLLRNNAFILEHLRVEEGYRVYRQVIILLIAYTVALLLLRSRQYRSYGLLLLPLMIATEVIQFSSKTAQDRQALRGDSMDTGAYYFDDSLQAVRMIEEADESFYRIEKGNVSAHLNDPLGQGYAGLSSYYSFNAGGYLAFLGPDGFEVDYLVPGHGSGYVIGTGERFLLATLLSTKYFIAREWGDRGPPPDYQPWGRAGDALISENENFIPLGSVYLHTISEERLRKLPAATRDFVAFAAAVVSGDSPLVANFPVLSDEELKRIEEATVQPDSQEAFAIYEELAQSLSEISVEWQEIGQNQFNGSITLDQPGIVFLSIPNNEGWTAKVNGEKAPFLSVHFGFRGLALPAGEHQIELHYFPPYLKAGIAMSVVSLLVFGILALTVRHGKESF
- a CDS encoding ABC transporter ATP-binding protein — encoded protein: MNDSELVVSVRNLTKAYRVWENPLDRLKSPLLNSVAKSIPGETGFRRALQRKAARYYRDFYALRQVSFDIARGTSFGILGRNGSGKSTLLQIIAGTLTPTSGEVALSGRVAALLELGSGFNPEFTGRENVYMNASILGISRKVVDERFDDIAAFADIGEFMDQPVKTYSSGMYVRLAFAVIVHVDADILIVDEALAVGDVFFVQKCMRFLKKFQENGVLLFVSHDLPSINRLCDQALWLDQGNVRMRGVPKDVTESYFSEFYAGNDGTGTSDLQNSQQEEKSPSIERVPPAENEQILGEEIHDQRLSFLNFSQYRNDIEVFAFNPNGDSFGERKVEVVDARLFDQEGRPLGWIVGGEKVEARVRVRAHASVDNPMIGFGIKDPSGQVLFGDNTFLTTRGQSWPMAKGEELQARFFFQMPILRAGDYVMNATVATGTQTEHEMQHWLHDAVVLRSYTKSDTTGMIGLPMLEIRTEKPREE
- a CDS encoding ABC transporter permease; translated protein: MKNDSRFWPLDILPRLYANRLLLWQFTVRNISARHKGSYLGVFWMVLNPLLMMSLYSFVFGVIFNGRYDAGDPTETALDYALGVFLSLTIFQLIAEVMGVSTTIILANTNIVKKVVFPLEILPVATVGASIYSFFISLCLVFLGIIVFGRELTWMALYLPIIILPVVFFSLGIGWFFSAIGVFVRDIGQLMQFLTLALMYGSAVFYPIDRAIVAGLYPILKFNPLAHIVEQARRVVLWQEPLHLEPVLYAYVTSIAVLLVGYFTFHKLRKGFADVL
- a CDS encoding glycosyltransferase; the protein is MTRRPLLSALVSVYDAEDWIEGCLEDLVQQSLFQLRDMEVIVIDADSPSNERVVIAEFQRRFPKNIIYHRLSSKESLYGAWNQGIELAAGRYLTSANCDDRHHPDGLKRLVDELEKNPQLGLVFADQLVTRKPHESFAENSATERWNWPEYDPAILRRRCVIGPQPVWRWSLHREYGLFDPTFRSAGDWEFWLRISPFVAMKKVGEILGLYYLNPKGLEHSSKGTSSELPEEVARIREKYDLHDEPLEATELGPLADGFAGNTK